A region of the Bacteroidales bacterium genome:
ACCCTGCAGTGCTGCCACGGCATTGATTCTGCCAACACCTATCTGCCCTGCAACATCGGGGTTCAGGTAATCAATATCGTCTGCAGTTGCTTTCATGATTTCCCTGAGCTGCTGTGGAGAAAGCTTACCCGGCGCCATGGCCAGCATCAGTGCGGCAACACCGGAAGCATGAGGAGATGAGAAAGAGGTGCCCGAGTTGTAAAAGTATCCGTCAGCTCCGCCTGTTGCTATTCCGGTGCTTGGCACATTCAGTCCCGGCGCCGAAAGCCCAACATAGGCGCCATAAGAAGAAAAATAGGCTCTTCGGTCATTATTATCAGTACCTGCTACAGCCACAGTACCGCTGTAATATCCCGGGTACCAGTTCTGTCCATCACCATCGTTTCCGGCAGCAAAAAAGGTAATACCGCCATCCATCACATCGCCCCCGCCATTAGCGTTGAAATAGTCGATACCATAAAGGTCATCAGTATTATAAACGTCTGGATCTACATAACCCCAACTGTTCTGCGAAATGGCGGCGCCATTGTCGGCAGCATACATATAAAGTTCCATTGTACTTAAACCATGCAAACCTGCATAAATATCAAGGCTCATCAGCCTGGCGCCGTTACCGAGTCCTGAGCCGCCGGCAATTCCTGCTACACCGGCGCCGTTGTTGCTCACAGCAGAAATAATACCCGCCACCGATGTTGCATGGTCGTCAGCAACTGTAAAAATGCCGTCCGGACCAATCTCCGGCCATCTGTTTCCGGCCAGATCAACATGATCGTATTTAATACCACCGTCGAAAATTGCCACTACCACGTCGGGCAAGCCTTTGGTGATGTCCCATGCAGGCTTTACATTTACGTCAGAACCCGGTGTTCCCGGCATTCCAAAAACCGTCTGGCCTGTGTTTTCAAGATTCCA
Encoded here:
- a CDS encoding S8 family serine peptidase; protein product: MKKLLHITLFVLFGFSIVISRVSGQSQTIHETGGYKIITGERPPVDFHQLSSKNWEPGIFIVKFNEEQVKNLDDASFTNGKDGALVTGIEAFDLLSIQFKVTAGQSVLSGLYQVPGKHNDFKERHKAWGFHQWFVFTMEYEGDLLQLIDAYKGLESVELVEPQLKIRRIEPVGRQPIPKDGGQNSPKWTPDDVFYNLQWNLENTGQTVFGMPGTPGSDVNVKPAWDITKGLPDVVVAIFDGGIKYDHVDLAGNRWPEIGPDGIFTVADDHATSVAGIISAVSNNGAGVAGIAGGSGLGNGARLMSLDIYAGLHGLSTMELYMYAADNGAAISQNSWGYVDPDVYNTDDLYGIDYFNANGGGDVMDGGITFFAAGNDGDGQNWYPGYYSGTVAVAGTDNNDRRAYFSSYGAYVGLSAPGLNVPSTGIATGGADGYFYNSGTSFSSPHASGVAALMLAMAPGKLSPQQLREIMKATADDIDYLNPDVAGQIGVGRINAVAALQG